In Bradyrhizobium guangzhouense, the DNA window AACAAGGGCCAGCGGCAGATGGCTGTAAACTGCCGAGGGTCTTCATTTTGACTGTGCTCTAGATGCCTTGGCTGGCTCAGTGGCGCGCGACAATTCGCCGGCCAATTTTCGATAGGCTTCCATAGCCGTCAGCTTCAGGTCGCGCGAGAGTCGAATGGCAGATAGCAGGCAGAATTGGCGATGATTGCTCTGTGCCGGCTCCGGCAAACGGAAACGATCAACAAAATCGACCAAGTGTAGGTTGATGGCCGCTATCTCTCCTTCAACGAGCTCGATTTGCCGGTTGAGCACGGCCACAGCTTCACTGGGCGGAAGCAACCGCAATGCCGCCATCTTTACGCTGAACTCGTCCCGGACAGGCACATGGGTCGGACCTTTTCTCGCCCACTCCTTGAGAGCTTCGAGGCCGCGCTCCGTAACCTCGTAGACCTTCTTGTCCGGTTTGCTTTCCTGCGCAATGTCCTCGAACGTGACATAG includes these proteins:
- a CDS encoding PadR family transcriptional regulator gives rise to the protein MAKKKTTVKRKAPAATPPAIPTLGYVILTSLAHHPHTGYELTQLMGPPRNYMWEAKHSQVYPTLQLLAEHGYVTFEDIAQESKPDKKVYEVTERGLEALKEWARKGPTHVPVRDEFSVKMAALRLLPPSEAVAVLNRQIELVEGEIAAINLHLVDFVDRFRLPEPAQSNHRQFCLLSAIRLSRDLKLTAMEAYRKLAGELSRATEPAKASRAQSK